Proteins encoded in a region of the Quercus lobata isolate SW786 chromosome 8, ValleyOak3.0 Primary Assembly, whole genome shotgun sequence genome:
- the LOC115955808 gene encoding protein transport protein SFT2 produces MEKMAQGWFSGISSSSNSEEQQQKPSSSLLADWNSYAAAQSPEESSNLGLGFDLESAVRSANDTVSGTFSVVSKGVRELPGNLQSATSTVPSGKALMYFGLLLATGVFFVFISFTMFLPVMVLMPQKFAICFTLGCGFIIGSFFALRGPSNQLAHMSSKERLPLTLGFIGSMVATIYVSMVLHSYILSVLFSVIQVLALMYYAISYFPGGSAGMKFLSSALTSSVMRCFGR; encoded by the exons atggagaaaatggcGCAAGGATGGTTCTCTGGGATCAGCAGCAGCAGTAACAGTGAAGAGCAGCAGCAAAAGCCTTCGTCGTCTCTGTTAGCAGATTGGAATTCTTACGCGGCTGCTCAATCTCCCGAGGAGAGCTCtaatttgggtttgggtttcgATCTCGAATCTGCGGTCAGGTCCGCAAACGACACCGTTTCCGGAACTTTCAGTGT GGTTTCTAAAGGAGTGAGAGAACTACCTGGGAACCTACAGTCTGCCACTAGTACCGTCCCTTCTGGAAAAGCACTTATGTATTTTGGTTTGCTTCTGGCAACTGGGGTgttctttgttttcatttcgTTTACCATGTTCCTTCCTGTCATGGTGCTAATGCCCCAGAAATTTGCCATATGCTTTACCCTTGGGTGTGGCTTTATTATTGGGTCATTCTTTGCACTAAGAGGCCCATCGAATCAGCTTGCACACATGTCATCAAAGGAG AGACTTCCTTTGACATTGGGATTTATAGGCAGTATGGTGGCTACCATATATGTTTCCATGGTGCTTCACAGCTACATACTCTCTGTGCTCTTCTCTGTGATTCAG GTTCTCGCACTCATGTACTATGCTATTTCATACTTCCCTGGTGGATCTGCAGGGATGAAATTCCTCTCATCTGCTCTTACCTCTTCAGTAATGAGATGTTTTGGAAGGTGA